The genomic region TTCGAATTTTTCCGTCAATCTCGACATCAACGAAGTAAGGAATGCAGGCAATTTCAAGCCCGTCTTCGTTGAGGTAGCCCCTGGCAAGCGCCAGCGCTTTTACCGCCTGATTGACAGCACTCGCGCCAATGGCCTGAACTTCAGCGTGCTGATGTTCACGGAAAACCCCGGCAATCGCGCCCGCCACAGCAGATGTGCG from Chloroflexota bacterium harbors:
- a CDS encoding stage V sporulation protein S, yielding MQTVSDETGHIDTIKVAANSRTSAVAGAIAGVFREHQHAEVQAIGASAVNQAVKALALARGYLNEDGLEIACIPYFVDVEIDGKIRTAIRFIVDKR